Proteins encoded by one window of Dioscorea cayenensis subsp. rotundata cultivar TDr96_F1 chromosome 20, TDr96_F1_v2_PseudoChromosome.rev07_lg8_w22 25.fasta, whole genome shotgun sequence:
- the LOC120251776 gene encoding transcription factor bHLH144-like, producing MPSDWMYLRGNGSQSHGYQVGGYNHLGDGGNYGAYAAPSFLPDVPVANRDFPGPLMNGFEFQPMETCPKNFIIFDQTDNKSRVMFHPALAHNFSYPSFDIHPSFPHEIGKNLDSAIDNQGKLSSSMKEDTEEIDALLCSEEEEEEDDDVISTGHTPCNWRGSPQYSLSSTMRSTSQKTIFPSSAQGSFSSSANSSGRKRERMKKMVKALRQIIPGGEQLDTPAVLDEAVRYLKSLKVEAKKLGIQNLEE from the coding sequence ATGCCGAGTGACTGGATGTACTTAAGGGGGAACGGATCTCAGTCTCATGGGTATCAAGTGGGTGGTTATAACCATCTGGGAGATGGTGGTAATTATGGTGCCTATGCTGCACCTTCCTTTCTTCCCGATGTACCAGTGGCGAACCGAGATTTTCCTGGTCCACTTATGAACGGATTTGAGTTCCAACCCATGGAAACCTGCCCCAAGAATTTCATCATCTTTGACCAGACAGATAACAAAAGCCGGGTCATGTTTCACCCTGCATTGGCCCATAATTTCTCTTACCCGAGCTTTGACATCCATCCTTCATTTCCACATGAGATTGGCAAAAACCTGGATAGTGCTATTGACAACCAGGGTAAACTCTCCTCTTCAATGAAAGAAGATACAGAAGAGATCGATGCGTTGCTGTGCtctgaagaggaagaagaagaagatgatgatgtgaTAAGCACCGGTCACACTCCATGCAACTGGAGAGGCAGTCCGCAATACTCTTTATCCTCGACAATGAGATCAACATCTCAGAAAACAATTTTCCCTTCTTCGGCTCAGGGTTCATTCTCGAGCAGTGCCAACAGTAGCggaaggaagagagagagaatgaagaagatggtCAAGGCTCTCAGGCAAATCATACCTGGCGGTGAACAGTTAGACACTCCTGCCGTTCTCGATGAAGCTGTCAGATACTTGAAATCTCTCAAAGTGGAGGCAAAGAAGCTTGGGATTCAAAATCTCGAGGAGTAA